The following proteins come from a genomic window of Lytechinus pictus isolate F3 Inbred chromosome 1, Lp3.0, whole genome shotgun sequence:
- the LOC129283599 gene encoding rhodopsin, GQ-coupled-like: protein MNHTTIRIDDEANKIFIILEIIVRLLLALTGTVGNAFVIYAIVMTPKLRTIPNALVTTLAGLDLTSSAVLIPLMVVGKVENKWPFDVSFCRVHGFMLILFHALSLNVLGLIALNRFLNITKPLHIYRKYTTPQLFILQLIIAFLFAGVPVLSPFFGIGSMDFAGFNPMLGHCSFGYDVEGVWVYEIVLLSLGLMIGTFVIPFNYILIWKHVGASRSRVHAWSTTALPKNIAEQQSNIEIDSRNQEISIPAFAQVISNRRVQQKDNLRLTRNLWLPFVTFMLSLIPFYVFVIFDEHYTFSVWLWRAVDILFWSTSSVNPYLYALMTSSFREASRKLIGLSNVNSPLHS from the coding sequence ATGAATCACACAACCATTAGAATTGATGATGAAGCAAACAAGATATTCATCATCCTCGAGATTATCGTTCGCCTACTGCTCGCTCTGACGGGTACCGTAGGCAACGCTTTCGTCATCTACGCCATAGTGATGACGCCAAAATTACGAACCATACCTAACGCCCTAGTTACAACCCTGGCAGGCTTGGATTTAACGTCCAGTGCTGTCTTGATACCTCTCATGGTCGTTGGCAAGGTAGAAAACAAGTGGCCCTTCGATGTCAGCTTCTGTCGCGTTCACGGGTTCATGCTAATACTCTTCCACGCACTATCACTCAACGTGCTCGGCCTTATCGCACTAAATCGTTTCCTAAACATCACCAAGCCCCTGCATATCTATCGCAAATATACCACTCCGCAGCTTTTCATCTTACAACTCATCATCGCATTTTTGTTTGCTGGTGTACCTGTCCTAAGCCCATTCTTTGGCATTGGAAGCATGGATTTCGCTGGTTTCAACCCTATGCTCGGTCACTGCTCGTTTGGATACGACGTCGAGGGCGTGTGGGTGTACGAGATCGTGCTTCTGTCTCTCGGGCTTATGATTGGGACATTCGTCATCCCATTCAACTACATCTTGATATGGAAGCATGTGGGTGCTAGTCGATCACGGGTTCATGCATGGTCGACAACGGCTCTACCTAAGAACATCGCGGAGCAACAGTCCAACATTGAAATAGATAGTCgaaatcaagaaatatctaTTCCCGCCTTTGCCCAAGTTATTTCAAATCGCCGTGTACAGCAAAAAGACAACCTTCGATTGACGAGGAACTTGTGGCTCCCCTTTGTAACTTTCATGCTGTCCCTCATACCTTTCtatgtttttgtaatttttgaCGAACATTACACCTTCTCTGTCTGGCTTTGGAGGGCTGTGGATATTCTCTTTTGGTCGACTTCTTCGGTCAACCCATACTTATACGCCCTGATGACGTCGAGTTTTCGAGAGGCGTCCAGAAAGCTCATCGGACTATCTAATGTCAATTCACcattacactcttaa